From the Lemur catta isolate mLemCat1 chromosome 1, mLemCat1.pri, whole genome shotgun sequence genome, the window tattacttggtaacaaaaatgaatgaactatgaTAAAaggaacaacatggatgaatttcaaaataatgctgagtgaaagaaaccagcaCATATAAAAGTATGTACcacatgattccatttgtataaaattctagaaaatataaaccaATCTTTGGTGAAAGCAAATCACTGGTTGCTTGGGGCTAAACAGAGGGTGATGGGGAGAGAATTATAAAGGGGCACAAGAAAACTTTTGCAGGTGATAGTCTAGGAATCAATCACgtaattagaaaattataatgcAATTAGGTAAGTGCTATGATATGGGAAGATCAAGACATTGTGGGAGCACAGGGGAAGAAGTGGGATGAAGTGGAAGTGATATAGGAAGGAGATCACAAAAGGTTTTCTGGATGAAAAGACATTTAAGTTGAGACCCAGTCAAAGAATTAGGTGAAAGGCAGTAGGAGCACTTTTAAGGGATGTTTTCATGAACAGAAatagtatgtgcaaaggcccagataTGTAAGGGGATATAAgttgaggaaatgaaagaaactCAGCATGGTCAGTCATCCATGATGTGGGTTGGAGAGCTGAGGGATGAGACTGGCCTTTTGCGTCATTATGAAGTTTATACTCAACCCTAAAAGCAGTGGGAAGGCATAAggaaattttcctttccttcttttattttaacattcttaaccacattttctaagtttcttttttttatagagaagtttcaggttcacagcaaaattcagTATAAATTTGCAATATATGGGTATaagttcccatataccctctGCCACCCCACATGTGTAGCCTCCACCATTATCAActtcccccaccagagtggtaaaTTTGTtgcaactgatgaacctacaccgacacatcataatcactcaaagtccatagtttacattaggctTCAGACTTGGTGTGGTACATTCTATAGAtttagacaaatgtataatgacatgtttccaccattatattaatagtatcatacagaatatttttactGCTCTAAAAGTCTTCTGTGCCCTGCTCATTCATCCTTCCctccaagtttcttttcttttctttcttttttttttttttttttttgagacagagtctcactctgttgcctgggctacagtgccctggggtcagcctagctcacagcaacctcaaactcccgggctcaaacaatccttctgcctcagcctcccgagtagctgggactacaggcatgtgccaccatgcctggctaattttttctgtatatatttttagctgttcatataatttcttcctatttttagtagagacagggtctcgctcttgctcagggtggtctagaactcctgagctcaaaccatcctcccaccttggcctcccagagtgctaggattacaggcgtgagcccctgcgcCCAGcccaagtttctttttaaaactatttcaataTTGGTGTGCTTTAaatctttcaaaatgttaatttcccacataaaaattatcagagtaattaatatttatttattcctataGGGTATATTTCCAACATGAATTTATTAGGTCagagcttaaaaaatatttattttaattgcagtATATGTTGTTACTTTCTAAAATGAAGTAGCAATTTCTCACGTCTGCCAAAGACACGAGTGTCTACTTCCCCATATAGACAATGGATATATGCTTCCTGTTTTGTTTAATGCACCTGACATTGAATTCTCTTATCTGATGCTGgtattgtcatttttgttttctttttatttcttttatttttgcctagAATGTCTGTATCTTCAATTTTAATCTTTCTCTGTCACTTTaagtatgtatttttactttttaaattgctgCATTTGAGAAGGGTGGTGAAAGCTGCAGCGAGGGGGTCGCTGAGGTGCTCGTGTTCTCGTGGCTGTGCAGGGATTTAACCACCACCATGTCTAGTAAAAGGGCAAAGACCAAGACCACCAAGAAGCGCCCTCAGCGCGCAACATCCAATGTGTTTGCCATGTTTGACCAGTCACAGATTCAGGAGTTCAAAGAGGCCTTCAACATGATTGATCAGAACAGAGATGGCTTCATTGACAAGGAAGATTTGCATGATATGTTTGCCTCACTAGGGAAAAATCCAACTGATGAGTATCTGGATGCCATGATGAATGAGGCTCCAGGCCCCATCAATTTCACCATGTTCCTTACCATGTTTGGTGAGAAGTTAAATGGCACAGATCCAGAAGATGTCATCAGAAATGCTTTTGCTTGCTTTGATGAAGAAGCAACTGGCACCATTCAGGAAGATTACCTGAGAGAGCTGCTGACAACCATGGGAGATcggtttacagatgaggaagtggatGAGCTGTACAGAGAAGCCCCTATTGACAAAAAGGGGAATTTCAATTACATCGAGTTCACACGCATCCTTAAACATGGAGCAAAAGACAAAGATGACTGAAAAGAACTTCAGATTCCAGCCAAACATTCCTTGTTGCCACTTTGGGTATTTCTGAGATTTTCTCTTAGAGCCTGTTGCATGCCCTTAGCTTTACAGCTTTTGCTTTTCCTATTGTATTTATTCTCAGCCATTTTGGGCATATGTATCTTTATAATCAGACTGGAAATGGGACTTTTTATCACTTTCAGAATAGAAAATGTGGTAATTTAACTTACCAGCTCCCATCCCCCCAATAACTGCAGTCTACAGagtcaatatattttttcagagaaaGTTATTCACTCAATTTTTTCTGAACCATAATTaaactttacaataaaaaataaataaataaataaattgctgcatttaatttttaacaaatatgaaaacttttcttttttgataggGGAGTTATATTTGATTATATTCCTTTCATCTTATATTCACTAACTTTGTAACTTTGTACTTTCTGTGGAgtttctttttgccattttcatacttttattggcttaagtttatttttattttattatcccCCTCTACCTATTAATTTGTAAGTTCCAATGTGCTTCCTTTTCAATTAGTTATTACCttgctatccatgtaacaaactTACTGGCTTAAACTTAGTgctttaaaacaataacaatcatttattttgctcacaaaaCTGAActttgggcatggtggtgtgggtAAAGCTCACCTTGCTCTATGTGGCTTTAGCTGAGTGAGATCTACTGGAGGTTAAAGGATTTATTTCCAAGACAGCTCACTAACATGGCTGATATGTTGGTGCTGTCTGTCAACTGAGAGCTCGGCCAGGGCTGAGGGGTAGGGGCCTCACTGTCTCTCCAAGTGGCTTCTCATGGTGTTTGGATTTCAAGGGTGAACATCCTAAGAGAAAGAATGTGAGTGCTAGACAGAAACTGTATCAATTTTTATGATCTTGCCTTGGAAATTGCATAGTGCCACTTCCTCTGAACTCTGTTGGTCCAATCAGTCTCAAGAACACATgcagaggccaggcgtggtggctcacacctgtaatcctagcactctgggaggctgagtggggaggattgctcaaggtcaggagttcaagaccagcctgagcaaaatcgaaacccatctctactaaaaatagaaaaaattagcggggtgtgggggcgcactcctgtagtcctagctactcgggaggctgaggcaggaggattgcttgagccagggagtgtgaggttcctgtgagctaggctgatgttgtcatagcactctagcccaggcaacacagtgagactgtctcattaaaaaaaaagaaagaaaaaaaaaaaaagagactctgtctcattaaaaaaaaaaaaaagaaaaaaaaaagaacatttgcaGGTTCAAAACAGAGTGTCACGATTTCGGAAGAGCATGTGAGATGGGAAATATTGTTGCAGCCCTTCTTGGAAAATACAGGAgtcaaatttctttcctttacccTTTGGATAACCAGTATTACCAAGACCTCTGACTTTATATTCTgttctctttgtatttctatcTCTGGGCTGTCTTAATTACTatcactttttaataatttttcatgtcAGGTAGGACTAGTCATCCTCCCTCCCACTCTTTTCTGCTTCAGTAGTGTCTTGGCTAGTTTGGGATCTTTACtcttcatataaattttacagtCAGCTTGTTGACTTCTTCAAAAAGctctgattatattttttaattggaattgtatctataaataaatttggggccaggcgcggtggctcacgcctataatcctaacactctgggaggccgaggcaggtagatcatttgagctcaggagtttgacaacagcatgaacaagagcaagaccccatctctactaaaaatggaaagaaattatatggacaactaaaaatatatgcagaaaaaattagccaggcatggtggcacatgcctgtagtcccagctactcgggaggctgaggcagaaggatcgcctgagcccaggagtttgaggttgctgtgagctaggctgatgccacggcactctagctggggcaacagagtgagactctgtctcaaaaaaaaaaaaaaaaaaaaaaaatttttaaataaaataaataaaataaaaaagaaaatataaataaatttgggaagcattaacatttttatgatgCTAGATCTTTCTGTCcatgaatgtgtattttttaagttctagatctttttaaagttctttccataagttttaaaattttctccataaatgtcttattcatctcttattagatttattaatagttcttatatttttgttgctattttaaatcttatatgtatttaaattgcattttaaaacctgttattggtatataaaaataaaattgatcttATATCCAGCCATCTTGCTATATTATCttattaattcttaaaatttctctaagttgtttttagttttctatgtAATCAATAATATCATCTCTGCATaacagtttgtttctttctttctgatcctttttcactttttctaatACTGAGTAGGACCTCCAGGATAAAGTTGAAAAGAATGGTAAAGGCAGACTTGCTTCTCACATTCCTGGTTTTAACCACCACCTccaattacaattttaaataattatcatCCTATAGAAAGTTGAAAGGAGATTATGAATACCCATATTCTCTTCACCTACATTCAGCACTTGAATGCTATTGCCTttattataaatttgaatttgTCTTGAATGATAGTCTAATTAGAATTTTagcttttaatatctttattaaaatttaaatttgtttctcttGTAAAATACTGATAGCTTAagcaataataattttacatgtaatttaaaaactgagaGTTAATCAAAAATAGTCTAGTCCATTAAATTCAGCACAATTAAAAGCATTTACTATCATTAGAACCCTGTCAATTGCACCTCTTAAAATTATCTTAGAGATCCTGGAGCTTTCTGTGAGAATAGATTTGTCTCTGAGTTACATTACTGTAGCAAATGCTCAGAATATACTCCTTTAAGTTTAATGCAGTCTCAGTACTTTTGAAATGGcatccttttatttataattttttgatgcATAATCTTAAAGTATGATAGTGTTCTCTTCCTGAAGAATTTTATAGTCTTATGGTAAATGTcctcattttatcttttcaattgAAATGTCAAGTTCCCTGTTACAgtatagaaacaaagaaatgtcAGACATTGTCATGTGTACAAAGCTTTGATATGTCTGAATGAGTGAATTGGGGAAGTATTGAATGGTTGTCCTTGTCCTCATAATAAGCCAAATTTAGATAATCTtgaaaaaaagtcacagaagacTGAAtgctaagtttatttttaattgggaaCTGAAGCCATAGGGATGGACTTTCTTGGAGTTTAGATCTTCTTTTGGAGTTTAGAAaagtattttgacttttttacaATAAGACTTATAGACAGGAGGAAGgctgcttattattttttaataatatacatcagtagtttttaatttttttttaaacttgggaATTGTAcctaaaagaaaactattttcattccaaatttagttttgtttttaagtaagaTTTCAGATTCATGAgagggaggattttttttcttaagtgtgTTTATTAAAAGTTGTATAAAAAGAGTTTTAGGTAAAAGTTTATATTTGATGGACTCATTTTGTTGCAAACTGAGTCAGAAGAGACAATCTTATACAGGTTTTAAAaggctttaattttcattttaagtttcaGACACCTGAGGGAAAGTCACCTTTTTTCATTAGATTTTAATAGTTGGACTGCCAATAATTGTATTAGAGCAAACCTACTTATGGATCCTGATTGGGTTAAAAAATAGTCAAGATATATAAATTCTTCGAAGATTCTCCATGGGTAGAGTCGGGCtgtttctgtgcctttgttttcACTCTCTGTCTGCCTTCATTTTATTATGCCCTCTTCCCTTTAGAGACAATCCCCCTTCTTCCCTTGCCTTGGAAGTCCTCATTCTTCCAGAACCATATCTCCTCCTCAAAACCTCTCTGCATGCTATGGCTCTCCTTGGCCATGCTTTCTCAATGCCCACAGCACCCACAATTTGACGGCTACATTTTGTGAGCACAGATCTGGGTTTCACTGTGCTGACTTGGGCAAGTGATTTTAGTCACTTTCTTACCCACACACTCAActactccctgcccccaccccactctggcCTTGTACAGACTTCCTAAGAGCAGGGACTTTGGTCCACTGcagtattcccagtgcctagaatagtgctaGCATATAgtcagtgcttaataaatatttatatatatataactatatatatatttgtatatatatttatatataatatatattatatgtatataatatatatttatatatatagttatatatatatataactgtgccctgtgtctcagtttccacttctacaaaagaaaaactcATCTGTTCGtcaaatacttattaagcactGACTATATGCtagcactattctaggcactgggaatactgCAGTGGACCAAAGTCCCTGCTCTTAGGAAGTCTGTACAAGgccagagtggggtgggggcagggagtagTTGAGTGTGTGGGTAAGAAAGTGATTAAAATGATAGGTTATGAAATCTAAATCAGGAGAGGCAGAAAGTGGAGGAAATGAGGGATGTGACGGATGTAAAAAAGGAGATAGGGATAAGAATAGCTCTCATCTATAGGTTATTATGAAGATTGAATGAATTAGCAATACAATAAATGCAAGCTATTATTAATACTCaacaaggaaatatataaaaatgcttcTAAGCCTGGTACTttgtaagtgcttaataaattttagctatttttactACTATTCTTTTGCTAGATGATGAACAATTTTGTGCTTCTAACTCTGTGCTGTACCTTAAATAAGTACAAAAtacacactttttattttgactgTGGGATATgatgaatttttaacaaatatttgccatgtgccagatactgttctgACTACTTTGCAAATATGTTTCACTTATTGCTTATGGTGACCCTATGAAGCAGATACGTTATCCTCAGGTAACAGGGG encodes:
- the LOC123628100 gene encoding myosin regulatory light polypeptide 9-like, giving the protein MSSKRAKTKTTKKRPQRATSNVFAMFDQSQIQEFKEAFNMIDQNRDGFIDKEDLHDMFASLGKNPTDEYLDAMMNEAPGPINFTMFLTMFGEKLNGTDPEDVIRNAFACFDEEATGTIQEDYLRELLTTMGDRFTDEEVDELYREAPIDKKGNFNYIEFTRILKHGAKDKDD